From one Takifugu rubripes chromosome 14, fTakRub1.2, whole genome shotgun sequence genomic stretch:
- the LOC101068309 gene encoding ankyrin repeat and SOCS box protein 12, giving the protein MILGQAANMSLMDISKIFSLLQPKEEDEHSEQCQALNNAVSRDDVILLSELLSQGSYRKSINALSGWGVPVTPLRTAAALGHLRCLEVLLDHGAEVDSLDVKAQTPLFTAVSGKHLDCVVALLKAGADPNGSQYNNCSPVLTAAREGDIDVLRELLRFGAEVDVKPKVPEWATNATACRGPLYISAVYGHLDCFKLLLLHGANPNYNCTDEKMLARIKQPKTVVEMCLRYGCGVEYIQLLIDFGADVYLPTLIVDKSTKQNEALALLLKARVCPKTLMAQTRLSIRRYLTLPDKEAGIDSLDLPPMLRKYLKHSTAELL; this is encoded by the exons ATGATCTTGGGCCAAGCTGCCAACATGAGTTTGATGGACATCTCGAAGatcttctctctgctgcagccaaaggAGGAGGACGAGCACAGCGAGCAGTGCCAGGCCTTGAACAACGCTGTGAGCAGAGATGATGTTATTCTGTTAAGTGAGCTTTTGTCTCAGGGGAGCTACCGGAAGTCCATCAATGCTCTAAGCGGCTGGGGCGTCCCGGTGACCCCTCTGCGTACTGCCGCTGCACTGGGACACCTGAGGTGTTTGGAGGTGCTGCTGGATCACGGTGCAGAG GTTGACAGCCTGGACGTGAAGGCTCAGACTCCGCTCTTCACCGCCGTTAGTGGGAAACATCTGGACTGTGTGGTCGCGCTGCTGAAGGCCGGGGCCGATCCCAACGGTAGCCAGTATAACAACTGCTCGCCAGTCCTGACCGCTGCTCGGGAGGGGGACATCGATGTCCTCCGAGAGCTCTTGAGGTTCGGAGCAGAGGTAGATGTGAAACCCAAAGTTCCAGAGTGGGCCACAAACGCCACAGCGTGCAGAGGACCCCTTTACATCTCAGCTGTTTATGGACACCTGGACTGCTTTaaactgctcctcctccacggAGCCAACCCCAACTATAACTGCACAGACGAGAAGATGTTGGCCAGGATCAAGCAGCCAAAGACGGTTGTGGAGATGTGTCTCCGGTACGGATGTGGGGTGGAGTACATCCAGCTCCTCATAGACTTCGGGGCAGATGTGTATCTGCCCACACTGATTGTGGATAAATCTACGAAGCAGAATGAagctctggctctgctgctcaaAGCGAGAG TTTGTCCCAAAACACTGATGGCGCAGACTCGGCTTTCGATACGAAGATacctcacacttcctgataaGGAGGCTGGGATTGACAGTTTGGACCTACCTCCGATGCTGAGGAAGTACCTGAAGCACAGCACTGCTGAGCTTTTATGA